One window of the Synergistaceae bacterium genome contains the following:
- a CDS encoding hydratase, translating into MIKLYDEGVYLINGEKILPESQAANKYNKAEAKKGTIAYGIMKSHNTSGDMEHLRIKFDSMASHDITFVGIIQTARASGMTKFPLPYVMTNCHNSLCAVGGTINDDDHYFGLSAAKKYGGIYVPPHIAVIHQFMREMFAGCGKMILGSDSHTRYGALGTMAIGEGGGELVKQLLQDTYDVAYPGVVAIYMKGKPAPYVGPHDIALAIVKAVFEKGYVKNKVMEFVGPGVATMTTDYRNGVDVMTTETTCLSSVWKTDDDTKAFLAEHGREGDYKELNPADVAYYDGCVEIDLSSIKPMIALPFHPSNAYTIAEFYANMKDILADTEKRAEKVAGGRAHFTLMDKITPDGKLYVQQGVIGGCAGGNYTNVVEAAHALKGKTCGFDEFYLSVYPSSQPVFVDLDRKGFLADLMDAGAIIRTAFCGPCFGAGDTPANNALSIRHTTRNFPNREGSKPGNGQMSAVALMDARSIAATAANGGKLTSAEDLDCWGDIPAYHYDDKAYKSRVYWGFGKANLESPIRFGPNIKDWPEQEELADNILLRVVSKILDEVTTTDELIPSGETSSFRSNPLGLAEFTLSRRDPEYVRKAKAVQKIEYERLKGVSPAHGDMAEVYAAIKTIPGQENADPMTIEFGSTIYANKPGDGSAREQAASCQRVLGALANITQEYATKRYRSNCMNWGMIPFHLKGQPDFEVGDYVYVPGIRKALDDNKLESIKAYIIKGGKVTEAELYIQPMTDNERTIVKAGCLINFNRNRKK; encoded by the coding sequence ATGATCAAACTTTACGATGAAGGCGTTTACCTCATCAACGGCGAAAAGATTTTGCCTGAGAGCCAGGCCGCGAACAAATACAACAAGGCCGAGGCCAAGAAAGGCACAATCGCTTACGGAATAATGAAGTCGCACAACACATCCGGCGACATGGAACACCTGCGGATTAAGTTCGACTCGATGGCCAGCCATGATATTACGTTTGTCGGAATCATTCAGACGGCTCGCGCTTCAGGGATGACGAAATTCCCGCTTCCCTATGTCATGACTAACTGCCACAACTCGCTGTGCGCTGTCGGCGGAACAATCAACGATGACGATCACTATTTCGGCCTCAGCGCGGCGAAGAAGTACGGCGGAATCTATGTCCCTCCGCATATCGCAGTCATTCATCAGTTCATGCGCGAGATGTTCGCGGGGTGCGGGAAAATGATTCTCGGCTCAGACTCTCACACACGCTACGGCGCGTTAGGCACAATGGCAATCGGCGAGGGCGGCGGCGAACTCGTCAAACAGCTTTTGCAGGATACATATGATGTCGCCTACCCCGGAGTCGTCGCAATCTACATGAAGGGCAAGCCCGCTCCCTATGTCGGCCCGCATGATATAGCGCTGGCAATCGTCAAAGCAGTGTTTGAGAAGGGCTACGTAAAGAACAAGGTCATGGAATTTGTCGGCCCCGGCGTTGCCACAATGACGACAGATTACCGCAACGGCGTTGACGTAATGACGACTGAGACAACGTGCCTTTCGTCCGTGTGGAAGACTGACGACGACACGAAAGCGTTTCTCGCCGAACATGGCCGCGAGGGAGACTACAAGGAGCTTAACCCTGCCGATGTCGCGTACTATGACGGCTGCGTGGAAATTGACCTCTCATCAATAAAGCCGATGATCGCACTTCCTTTCCACCCGTCAAACGCCTACACAATCGCAGAATTTTACGCGAACATGAAGGACATCCTCGCCGACACAGAGAAGAGAGCCGAGAAAGTCGCCGGAGGCAGGGCGCATTTCACGCTTATGGACAAGATTACGCCGGACGGAAAATTATACGTTCAGCAGGGTGTAATCGGAGGCTGTGCGGGAGGAAACTACACCAACGTTGTCGAGGCCGCCCACGCTCTGAAGGGCAAGACATGCGGATTTGATGAGTTCTATTTGAGCGTTTACCCGTCATCACAGCCCGTATTTGTTGACCTTGACCGCAAAGGCTTCCTTGCTGACCTCATGGACGCAGGCGCAATCATCCGTACAGCTTTCTGCGGGCCTTGCTTCGGAGCAGGAGACACTCCCGCAAACAATGCACTCTCAATCCGCCACACAACGAGAAACTTCCCGAACCGCGAAGGCTCAAAGCCCGGAAACGGTCAAATGTCAGCAGTTGCACTCATGGACGCACGTTCAATCGCGGCAACAGCGGCCAACGGCGGAAAACTCACCTCAGCCGAGGATCTCGACTGCTGGGGCGACATTCCCGCGTACCACTATGACGACAAGGCGTACAAGTCCCGCGTCTACTGGGGATTCGGGAAAGCCAATCTTGAGTCGCCGATTCGTTTCGGGCCGAACATCAAAGACTGGCCGGAGCAGGAAGAATTAGCCGACAATATCCTTCTGCGCGTTGTGTCAAAGATTCTTGACGAGGTTACGACAACGGACGAGCTTATACCGTCAGGCGAGACATCATCATTCAGGTCGAACCCGCTCGGCCTTGCTGAGTTCACGCTCTCACGCAGAGACCCTGAATATGTCAGAAAAGCAAAGGCAGTACAGAAAATCGAGTATGAGCGACTGAAGGGAGTCAGCCCGGCTCACGGCGACATGGCAGAAGTTTACGCGGCAATCAAGACGATACCCGGCCAAGAGAACGCAGACCCGATGACAATCGAGTTCGGCTCAACGATTTACGCCAACAAGCCCGGCGACGGTTCAGCGCGTGAGCAGGCAGCCTCATGCCAGAGGGTATTGGGTGCGCTCGCCAACATCACGCAGGAATACGCCACAAAGCGTTACCGCTCCAACTGCATGAACTGGGGAATGATTCCGTTCCACCTGAAGGGGCAGCCTGATTTCGAGGTCGGCGATTATGTCTACGTTCCCGGAATCCGCAAGGCTCTCGATGACAACAAGCTCGAAAGCATCAAAGCATACATCATCAAAGGCGGCAAGGTAACAGAAGCGGAGCTTTACATTCAGCCGATGACCGACAACGAAAGAACGATCGTAAAGGCCGGATGTCTCATCAACTTCAACCGCAACAGAAAGAAATAA
- a CDS encoding STAS domain-containing protein, with the protein MELTKEAKGSALNIALDGRLDTTTAPQLEAEISGGLEGITDLTIDMAKLVYVSSAGLRVLLKAQKIMNKQGKMTVKNASQEIKEIFEVTGFDELLNIE; encoded by the coding sequence ATGGAACTCACGAAAGAAGCAAAGGGTTCAGCCCTTAACATCGCGCTTGACGGGAGACTCGACACGACCACAGCCCCGCAGCTTGAAGCGGAAATCTCCGGCGGCCTCGAAGGAATCACAGACCTGACAATCGACATGGCCAAGCTCGTCTACGTGTCATCAGCAGGACTCCGCGTTCTGCTCAAAGCTCAGAAGATCATGAACAAGCAGGGAAAAATGACCGTCAAGAACGCCAGCCAGGAGATAAAAGAAATCTTCGAGGTAACCGGCTTTGACGAACTCCTCAACATCGAGTAA
- a CDS encoding DUF2156 domain-containing protein produces MLDFQPIAPGLKLLADSYTFKYGGGSCQHSFVSSWTLRHKYGDSFCEHEGYLYTLRAKLCTENERIYLFPYGPRESDEAMRHVIQNVIDDAHSHNARAKFQTLTQSARDIITRLFPGRFTQEYSRDWSEYIYDSQSIATYSGAKMAYKRRDFQRFGRDYAGRVETVMMTPANIPAVRDFQAQWLKAKIDGSNDPAEKAQVSGEDVGIQVAFDDWSMLGLTGIVILIDGDVKGYAYGAKLSDDYIDEINENCDHRIPNIYPFAKHEFSRLCCNGIKYINFEEDTGSETLRSAKNHYKPAFLIDKYILCEK; encoded by the coding sequence ATGCTTGACTTCCAGCCGATAGCACCCGGCTTAAAGTTGCTGGCGGATTCCTATACGTTCAAATACGGCGGGGGATCCTGCCAGCATTCTTTTGTGTCATCATGGACGCTCAGACACAAATACGGGGACTCATTCTGCGAGCATGAAGGCTATCTCTACACTCTGCGCGCTAAACTCTGCACGGAAAATGAGAGGATATATCTTTTCCCTTACGGCCCGCGTGAAAGCGATGAGGCAATGAGGCACGTTATACAGAATGTTATTGATGACGCTCACAGCCATAACGCACGGGCGAAATTCCAGACTCTAACGCAAAGCGCAAGGGACATAATCACGAGGCTTTTTCCCGGAAGATTCACGCAGGAATACAGCCGCGACTGGTCGGAATATATCTACGACTCTCAGAGCATCGCTACATATTCGGGCGCAAAGATGGCCTACAAGCGCAGGGACTTCCAGAGATTCGGGCGTGATTACGCAGGAAGAGTCGAAACTGTCATGATGACTCCCGCGAATATCCCGGCGGTTCGTGATTTCCAGGCTCAATGGCTGAAGGCTAAAATTGACGGCAGCAATGACCCTGCGGAAAAAGCTCAGGTTTCAGGCGAGGACGTTGGGATTCAAGTTGCGTTTGATGACTGGTCTATGCTGGGTTTGACGGGAATCGTGATTCTCATTGACGGTGATGTGAAGGGATATGCTTACGGCGCAAAGCTCTCTGATGATTACATTGACGAGATAAACGAGAACTGCGACCACAGAATACCGAATATTTACCCGTTCGCAAAGCATGAATTTTCGCGTCTCTGCTGCAATGGGATAAAGTATATCAACTTTGAGGAGGATACAGGCTCTGAGACTCTGAGGTCAGCAAAGAATCACTACAAGCCCGCATTCCTTATTGACAAATATATTCTCTGCGAAAAATGA
- a CDS encoding DMT family transporter → MNRLEANISLFFITFFASVQYVFLIWIPDSVPHFAFLCITNLIGFIMSLAFFVGELFRLDTQQVKNSMILSAQLIAFNLFLLMGVSGLGASLTNAVLSTNFIFIAVIMFFEYKQIPDKGTFFGVSAVFIGLMLMSEAGISDFMNKSVIYLTASNVAFAFYIVSVGRYSSSSNPSIIAMGQMFFCFVFSLILWIAEVILRGVPFTLPLNPEFWGSVFYISFFIRGIYGIIQVYAQRYISPLNTSLIFSTEIIMTMAVSPILSEFLGTPPEVITVPKIIGGVAIVLGILMTEPKFFGALRRLLRCGKN, encoded by the coding sequence ATGAACAGATTAGAAGCAAATATTTCATTATTTTTCATAACGTTTTTTGCGTCAGTGCAGTATGTATTTCTGATATGGATTCCTGATTCCGTTCCTCATTTTGCGTTTTTGTGCATAACGAATCTTATCGGATTCATAATGTCGCTGGCTTTCTTTGTCGGTGAATTGTTCCGTCTTGACACTCAGCAGGTTAAGAACAGCATGATACTTTCAGCACAGTTAATAGCCTTCAATCTTTTCCTGCTTATGGGCGTATCGGGACTCGGTGCTTCACTGACGAACGCAGTACTGTCAACGAATTTCATTTTCATTGCGGTGATAATGTTCTTTGAGTACAAACAGATTCCCGACAAGGGGACATTTTTCGGAGTATCAGCGGTGTTCATCGGGCTTATGCTCATGAGCGAGGCGGGAATATCGGACTTCATGAACAAAAGCGTGATTTACCTCACAGCCTCAAATGTCGCGTTTGCTTTCTACATTGTGAGCGTTGGCAGGTACTCTTCATCCTCTAACCCGTCAATTATCGCAATGGGCCAGATGTTTTTCTGCTTTGTCTTCAGCCTCATATTGTGGATTGCTGAAGTGATTTTGAGGGGAGTACCTTTCACGCTTCCTTTGAACCCGGAATTTTGGGGCAGCGTGTTTTACATCAGCTTCTTCATACGCGGTATTTACGGAATCATTCAGGTATACGCGCAAAGATACATTTCACCGCTGAACACGTCATTGATATTCTCAACGGAGATCATTATGACAATGGCAGTTTCTCCGATATTATCGGAATTTCTCGGAACTCCGCCGGAAGTCATAACAGTGCCGAAAATCATCGGTGGCGTTGCTATTGTTCTCGGCATATTGATGACTGAGCCGAAATTTTTCGGTGCGTTAAGGAGGTTATTGCGTTGCGGGAAAAATTGA
- a CDS encoding SpoIIE family protein phosphatase, which translates to MRKSTIKKKVRAVVLYISVTALIIMGAVGILGMSHIKDDSELALIRQMEQNLRNITDSQSDLAESELGKYAGYVQNFADFIHGLYVSPDYYLPHEVMPPKIENSGILAMQRVLDPSADINALKSEISLLGNLRQIWDPIITANSDVITSIYAGTKTGAMIAYDKNSFNAVPKNTAEAYYDFHDSEWYKNGQEKGKVFFTDVYSDAYNMGMMITCAAPFYDASGNFAGVVAMDMLISDLYRAIIELDFGHEDAYAFLFDRKGDLITPPSDGKKQYTYHPEDISSLTAYEIVSGKTGVSLSDSGVYYAYTPIEITGWKFCVRIPQSVILAPVRDVNERVIFTILSFLGAFVIVVVLAVIASRKFSHKLTEPIIALEDDVHKISGGNLDYRAEIRTNDEIGDLAKSFNDMAASLKDYVKNLAAVTAEKERIGAELNIATQIQADMLPRIFPPFPERKEFDIYATMNPAKEVGGDFYDFFLVDDDHLAMVMADVSGKGVPAALFMVIAKTLIKNRAQMGGTPSEILADVNNQLCEGNEAELFVTVWLGILEISTGHVSASNAGHEYPAIYRPGEGYTLFRTKQSPAVATMEGIRFKPSEFTLNPGDDLYLYTDGVAEATNSHDELYGTDRMIDALNHTDGMTVEEILRTMKKSVDDFTGDAPQFDDITMLSLKYYGK; encoded by the coding sequence ATGCGTAAGTCAACAATCAAAAAGAAAGTGCGCGCTGTTGTTCTGTATATCTCCGTAACAGCGTTAATCATAATGGGTGCTGTCGGCATTCTCGGAATGAGTCATATAAAGGATGACAGCGAACTAGCATTGATTCGCCAGATGGAGCAGAATCTGAGAAACATAACAGACAGCCAGTCAGATTTAGCGGAGTCGGAGCTGGGTAAATATGCCGGATATGTTCAGAATTTCGCGGACTTCATTCACGGGCTTTATGTCAGTCCTGATTATTATCTGCCTCATGAAGTTATGCCGCCGAAAATCGAGAACAGCGGAATACTTGCCATGCAGAGAGTCTTAGACCCAAGCGCAGACATTAACGCCCTCAAATCTGAGATCAGCCTTCTGGGAAATCTCCGGCAGATCTGGGATCCCATCATAACCGCAAACAGTGATGTTATCACGTCAATTTACGCCGGAACAAAAACGGGCGCGATGATTGCATACGACAAAAATTCGTTTAACGCAGTCCCCAAAAACACAGCAGAAGCCTATTATGATTTTCACGATTCTGAATGGTACAAAAATGGCCAGGAAAAAGGAAAAGTATTCTTCACTGATGTATATTCAGACGCTTACAACATGGGAATGATGATAACCTGCGCCGCTCCGTTTTATGATGCTTCCGGGAATTTCGCCGGAGTTGTCGCAATGGACATGCTGATTTCGGATTTGTACCGGGCAATCATTGAGCTTGATTTCGGCCATGAGGACGCATATGCTTTTCTCTTTGACAGGAAAGGGGATCTGATTACGCCTCCTTCAGACGGCAAGAAACAGTACACGTATCACCCTGAAGACATATCATCACTTACAGCATACGAAATTGTGTCGGGTAAAACTGGAGTCTCATTGTCCGACAGCGGAGTCTATTACGCATACACGCCGATAGAAATAACGGGCTGGAAATTCTGCGTCAGAATCCCTCAGAGCGTCATACTTGCGCCTGTCCGCGATGTGAACGAGCGCGTCATTTTCACTATCCTGTCATTTCTCGGTGCGTTCGTGATAGTCGTTGTGCTTGCGGTCATTGCCTCGCGTAAATTCTCGCATAAGCTGACAGAGCCGATAATCGCCCTTGAAGATGACGTGCATAAAATCTCAGGCGGAAATCTCGATTACCGCGCCGAAATCAGAACGAATGACGAAATCGGAGACCTCGCAAAATCCTTCAACGACATGGCCGCGTCCCTCAAAGACTACGTGAAGAACCTCGCCGCCGTAACAGCCGAGAAAGAACGAATCGGGGCAGAGCTGAACATAGCGACACAGATTCAGGCCGACATGCTTCCCCGTATATTCCCGCCGTTCCCGGAGCGCAAAGAGTTCGACATTTACGCCACAATGAACCCGGCCAAAGAAGTCGGCGGTGATTTCTATGATTTCTTCCTTGTTGATGACGATCATTTAGCTATGGTCATGGCTGACGTTTCCGGGAAGGGAGTCCCCGCGGCGTTATTCATGGTGATAGCAAAGACGCTCATCAAGAACCGCGCACAGATGGGCGGCACTCCTTCAGAAATTCTTGCTGACGTGAACAATCAATTATGCGAGGGGAACGAGGCTGAATTGTTCGTTACTGTGTGGCTTGGCATTCTCGAAATATCAACCGGCCATGTTTCAGCGTCAAACGCAGGCCACGAATACCCCGCTATATATCGTCCGGGCGAGGGCTATACGCTCTTCAGGACAAAACAGAGTCCCGCCGTTGCCACAATGGAAGGTATACGCTTCAAGCCCAGCGAGTTCACATTGAATCCGGGCGATGATTTGTACCTTTACACGGACGGAGTAGCGGAGGCGACAAATTCACATGATGAGCTTTACGGGACAGACAGAATGATTGACGCGCTGAATCACACTGACGGGATGACGGTTGAAGAAATTTTGCGGACAATGAAGAAATCCGTCGATGATTTCACCGGGGACGCTCCGCAGTTTGACGACATCACAATGCTGTCCCTGAAGTATTACGGAAAATAA
- a CDS encoding SpoIIE family protein phosphatase, whose translation MRNNIAVQIVAVFVCVIALLAVFVCVTGYTQFTLSVSTQYEDCAYNTARTAATMIPPELFTGESAGADYSMRFRMLNDEWERLANTQDATFIYLIRPDKTDYNHIEFFLSIMNSSANYERYPSGYVRKTTNDEYRQAYREICENGKQKATIFRDKGDSETGHHITVMIPVKTGKSGTVDWILCVQRQMERLNFYRKSYVRHVAFGAAVILGFILVVYGVYLGRALIVPLRKIAAEAVRFAGEHTEPESPLGHDITSQNEIGKLARTVDAMESQVLTYIDSITQITKEKEQIKAELNIAAQIQLSMLPREFPQKKEFEIFATMTPAKEVGGDFYDFFMIDGNHIALVMADVSGKGIPAALFMAISKALIRTRAQMGGTPSEILADVNSQLCERNEAELFVTVWLGILDISTGHVTASNAGHEYPAIYRPNEGYTLFRTKQSPAVATMEGLRFRGSEFTLNPGDILYIYTDGVAEATNISGELYGTERMIDALNHTEGMTAEDILRTLKKSVDDFTGDAPQFDDITMLALKYYGRGENI comes from the coding sequence ATGAGGAATAATATTGCCGTACAGATTGTAGCCGTATTCGTCTGCGTAATCGCGCTTCTTGCGGTTTTCGTGTGCGTAACGGGCTACACTCAGTTCACGCTGTCAGTGTCGACACAGTACGAGGATTGCGCCTACAACACCGCCCGGACAGCCGCGACAATGATTCCCCCTGAGCTTTTTACGGGAGAGTCCGCCGGGGCTGATTACAGTATGCGCTTCAGAATGCTCAATGACGAATGGGAACGCCTCGCAAACACTCAGGACGCTACATTCATTTACCTTATACGCCCGGACAAGACAGACTACAATCACATAGAGTTTTTCCTCAGCATAATGAACAGCTCCGCGAATTACGAGCGTTACCCAAGCGGCTACGTTCGCAAGACAACGAATGACGAATACCGCCAAGCCTACAGAGAAATCTGCGAGAACGGAAAGCAGAAGGCAACAATTTTCCGCGACAAGGGCGACAGTGAGACAGGGCATCACATCACCGTAATGATTCCCGTGAAGACAGGGAAATCCGGGACTGTCGACTGGATTCTATGCGTACAGCGTCAGATGGAGCGGCTGAACTTTTACCGAAAATCCTACGTCAGGCATGTAGCATTCGGGGCGGCTGTCATTCTCGGATTCATTCTCGTGGTTTACGGGGTGTACCTTGGGCGTGCGCTGATTGTCCCGCTGAGGAAAATTGCGGCGGAGGCTGTGAGATTCGCGGGCGAGCATACAGAGCCGGAGTCCCCTCTCGGACATGACATAACATCACAGAACGAAATCGGGAAGTTAGCGCGGACTGTTGACGCTATGGAGTCGCAGGTTCTCACCTACATAGACAGCATAACCCAAATCACAAAGGAGAAGGAACAAATCAAAGCCGAACTCAATATAGCCGCGCAGATTCAATTGAGTATGCTCCCGCGTGAGTTTCCGCAGAAAAAAGAGTTTGAGATTTTCGCGACAATGACTCCCGCAAAGGAGGTCGGCGGAGATTTCTACGACTTCTTCATGATTGACGGGAATCACATCGCGCTTGTTATGGCTGACGTGTCAGGGAAGGGAATCCCGGCGGCTTTGTTCATGGCAATATCGAAAGCGTTAATCAGGACACGGGCGCAAATGGGCGGGACTCCCTCTGAAATTCTCGCGGACGTGAACAGCCAGCTTTGCGAAAGGAACGAGGCCGAATTATTCGTTACGGTGTGGCTTGGGATTCTCGACATCTCAACGGGTCATGTTACTGCCTCCAATGCCGGCCATGAATACCCCGCAATCTACCGCCCGAATGAAGGCTATACACTCTTCAGGACGAAACAGAGTCCGGCAGTCGCTACGATGGAGGGACTCAGGTTCAGAGGCTCGGAATTTACGCTCAATCCCGGCGATATTCTTTACATTTACACGGACGGAGTCGCCGAGGCCACGAACATTAGCGGGGAGCTTTACGGCACTGAAAGAATGATTGACGCGCTGAATCATACTGAGGGAATGACGGCTGAAGATATTTTGCGGACTCTGAAGAAGTCTGTTGACGATTTCACCGGAGACGCACCGCAGTTTGATGATATAACAATGCTCGCGCTGAAATATTACGGAAGGGGAGAAAACATTTGA
- a CDS encoding ATP-binding protein translates to MKELTTEASVAKLDEVIDFIDAFLEEHECPMKTMTQINVAAEEIFVNIAHYSGSEKATITVSKSDGMAEITFTDNGRPYNPLEKPDPDITLPAEERDIGGLGIFIVKKTMDSVSYDCRDGCNIFTMRKRIEA, encoded by the coding sequence TTGAAGGAACTTACCACAGAGGCCAGCGTTGCGAAACTTGATGAAGTGATTGATTTCATTGACGCATTTCTTGAAGAGCATGAATGCCCGATGAAGACAATGACTCAAATCAACGTTGCCGCAGAGGAAATTTTCGTGAACATCGCGCACTATTCCGGCTCGGAGAAGGCTACAATCACCGTCAGCAAATCCGATGGCATGGCCGAGATCACATTCACCGACAACGGGCGGCCATATAACCCGCTCGAAAAGCCTGACCCCGATATAACATTGCCCGCAGAGGAACGCGACATAGGCGGATTGGGTATATTTATCGTCAAAAAGACAATGGACAGCGTTAGCTACGACTGCCGGGACGGGTGCAATATTTTCACCATGCGGAAAAGGATTGAGGCTTGA
- a CDS encoding cyclic nucleotide-binding domain-containing protein, translating to MFIGRDIELSQLEEAYSADGCKIFAVYGARGVGKTTLIEEFCRDKNAIIYSPVFGDGKANLTHFSGIVLRHFGDMSHPAFQYWEDVLKYIAGKNQRIVIVVDSADLFAAKFPVVMKVFARAVDSVFRDRNILLIFSLVNLTGLRAAGMYDRATIIHLGKFLTEKNIESLKREEMKRTVIGGAKFVQVSADSVILREGETNSEMYKIISGRAVCDINHDTDEEYLLGSLNEGKTFGEYSLLTDSPGIYTVTAYSDMLLLKISRDDFEGFIQMNAANSVNIMRNMSAMMKMMKVNIDMLNGELHPKE from the coding sequence ATGTTTATCGGGCGCGACATTGAATTATCACAGCTAGAGGAAGCATATTCGGCGGACGGCTGCAAAATTTTCGCTGTTTACGGGGCGAGGGGAGTCGGTAAAACGACTCTCATTGAGGAATTTTGCCGGGACAAGAACGCCATAATATACTCTCCTGTTTTCGGGGACGGAAAAGCCAACCTCACGCACTTTTCGGGGATTGTCCTGCGTCATTTCGGGGACATGAGTCATCCTGCGTTCCAGTACTGGGAAGACGTGCTTAAATACATTGCCGGGAAAAATCAGCGTATTGTGATTGTTGTTGACAGTGCTGACCTTTTCGCGGCGAAATTCCCCGTAGTCATGAAAGTTTTTGCGAGGGCTGTTGACTCAGTATTCAGGGACAGGAACATACTGCTGATATTTTCATTAGTGAATCTCACCGGGCTTAGAGCTGCCGGAATGTATGACCGTGCGACAATAATACATCTCGGAAAATTCCTGACAGAGAAAAATATAGAGAGCCTAAAGCGCGAGGAAATGAAGCGGACTGTCATAGGCGGGGCGAAATTCGTCCAAGTTTCAGCCGACAGCGTTATACTCCGCGAGGGTGAGACTAACAGCGAGATGTACAAGATAATTTCAGGGCGGGCGGTGTGCGACATCAATCACGATACGGATGAAGAATATCTGCTTGGGAGTCTCAATGAGGGAAAAACTTTCGGCGAATATTCCCTGCTGACTGACAGCCCCGGAATTTACACCGTTACGGCCTACAGTGATATGCTCCTGCTGAAGATAAGCCGCGATGATTTCGAGGGCTTCATACAGATGAACGCGGCTAACTCCGTCAACATCATGCGGAATATGTCGGCCATGATGAAGATGATGAAGGTCAATATCGACATGCTGAACGGTGAATTACATCCCAAAGAGTAA
- the secF gene encoding protein translocase subunit SecF, giving the protein MRNIDFMKHRKFALTVSLVLVIASLVLLFTKGLNLGIDFTGGNVIQTEFDTRPDIAEVRNVISSIVAKGAMIQNFGEKGIIIRTNEDTEESRESVVKALTAKYPDMKVTGFEKVGPVVGGELRRQAVIGVTIALAAILIYITLRFQFRFAVVSVVPLVHDVIIALGFFSVTQMEIGSSFIAAILTIVGYSLNNTIIILDRVRENWGTLSREGIVNLVNKSLNQTLARTINTTLTTLFPVIALCVWGGPVLMAFSYAMLVGMIAGTWSSMMVATGLLCEWQGRKK; this is encoded by the coding sequence ATGAGAAATATTGACTTCATGAAGCACCGCAAATTTGCCCTCACTGTCAGCCTTGTGCTTGTTATCGCCAGTCTCGTATTACTCTTCACAAAGGGACTCAATCTCGGAATCGATTTCACGGGGGGCAACGTAATTCAGACAGAGTTCGACACGCGCCCGGATATTGCCGAGGTTCGCAATGTCATTTCGTCAATCGTGGCAAAAGGTGCGATGATTCAGAATTTCGGCGAGAAGGGAATCATCATCCGCACGAACGAGGACACAGAAGAGAGCCGCGAGTCTGTCGTTAAGGCTTTGACCGCAAAATATCCCGACATGAAGGTTACAGGCTTTGAGAAAGTCGGCCCCGTTGTCGGAGGAGAATTGCGCCGTCAGGCTGTCATAGGCGTAACAATTGCGCTTGCCGCCATACTGATATACATTACGCTGCGTTTCCAGTTCCGTTTTGCTGTGGTCAGCGTTGTGCCTCTCGTGCATGATGTGATTATCGCGCTGGGATTCTTCAGCGTTACCCAAATGGAAATAGGCTCGTCATTCATTGCGGCGATACTTACGATTGTGGGATACTCGCTGAACAACACGATCATAATTCTTGACCGAGTGCGCGAAAACTGGGGGACATTATCCCGCGAGGGCATCGTGAACCTCGTCAACAAGTCGCTGAATCAGACATTGGCGCGTACAATCAACACGACACTTACGACACTATTCCCGGTCATCGCTCTTTGCGTCTGGGGCGGGCCGGTGTTAATGGCGTTCAGCTACGCTATGTTAGTCGGAATGATTGCAGGCACGTGGAGTTCTATGATGGTTGCAACGGGGCTTCTCTGTGAATGGCAGGGAAGGAAGAAATAA